In the Treponema maltophilum ATCC 51939 genome, GTTCTCTTTTGTGCACCGGAAGAATCGTCGATATAGGTTCCGCCGACTTTAATAATGTCGCCCTGTCTGCCGTGCGCGGCAACCGATGCGTTATACGAAGGCTTTATGCGGTAAGAAGCATAGGCTTCGGTAATAAGCGCCCAGCGCTCGCCGAGTACAATGCGGTCGGTATTCCGCATATCGATTGTATATGCGTCTTTATCGCGCGTACAGGAGGCGAAAATAAAAAGAAAAGCCGGCAATGCTATAAAAATGCATGCCGCGCGGAGATTTTTCGTTTTCACGATTCAACCGTTCTATAAAAAAAGTACGCGGGGAAAAATAAAATGCAGCGTTGCGGCCAAAATGCAAAAGATTCCCATATATTTGCGCCCGGTTACAAAAAGCTTTTCAAAAAACGGCGGCAGCGAAAAAGATACCGAAGCCGATGCTTTATAGTATTCGTACAGCAGGCACACCCCGGCGCTTATGCCGGCAACCGCGGGAATCAAATCGCCTATAACGGGAATATCGCCTTGAACGACGCTTAAAAATTTCATGATACCGGTAAGAGCCGTCAAAAGTCCCAGCACAAGCCGGAAATTCTTCGTTTCAAAAAAGCTTAAACCCGCAGCGCTCGCTTCGGCCGCGTCCTCGGGCACTTGTTTGGAAAACACAAGCAACAGTCCCGAAGCGGCGTTCAGCACAACCGACAGCAAATAAAACTGTATCATATATCCCCCTACACAGCGGCCGCCAAAGCATTTATTTTTGCACAACTTTTGTAAGCAGCGTCAATTTTTTATCCTCCGCTTCAATGTCGGCCTGCACATATACTATATCATAATCGGCAAAAATTGTCCTGCAATAAGTTTCGTTTCCGCCGTAAATAAGCCAGATTTTTTGGGAAATAAGCGTTTTTTTATCGTTATCCAAAGCGGAAAAAACGATATTTTTAAAAACCGTGCCGTCCGAAGCCGCATTTTTTTCAGGCGAGAATTTAACGCTCACATACACCGAATCTTCGAACGAAAAAGCCGATAAACTGAACCGCACGCCGTTTGCGCTTTGCGAATCGGTTTTTCCCGTTAAAAACGTAACGGCAAGTACGACTAAAGCGGAAAGGACGACGGCAAAGAGCATAACGCGCGACTGTTTGGTATGCACCAAAGCTTTAAATAAACCTTTGGGCGGCTTGGGAGCCGTTCCGTCATAATAGCGGCGGACATTTTCCCCCGCCCTTTCGAGCCGCTCGGCGCGGTTGTAATAAAAAACGAGTTCTTCTTCGGGAACCGCTTTGGGAGTTTTTTTACCGATATTTTCGTTGTCCGTTCCGGCGTTTTTTTCGATACCGGAAGCCGGTTTGTGTTCGTTTCCGTTCATTTTATAATCGCCGCTATAAGCGTGTCGGTTCTCCACCACATAACCGACGCTTTATCTTCCCGCGCAATAAGGGCGGAAATAATCCCCGAAGGCGAAAGTGAAAAATTGTGGTATACGACGGATCCCATATCCATATCCAAATGACGGCGGATAATTTTTTGACCGTTTTCTTTGAGCATTAAAATCGAAAATCCGCTTTCGTCGGTCGTAATAAAGAAAAACCACTGCATTTCGGTAACGCCCAAAAAATCGTAGGACATCGAAAAAACTTCTTTTGTGTATCCGTACGTTACCGTTTGCTCAAAATCGGGCACCGCGATAGGCTCGCCGTACAAACCGGTTTCCAAATTCAAAGGATATAAAAGCGTTTTGTCGAATTTCATGCCCGACTGTACTCTCGTCGAAGCGTCTATTTCGGCCGGATAATAATCGATTTTCAAATACAGCACGGGCTGCGTATAATCGGGAATCACCTGCTCCAAAGACGCAAACACGCTTTCGCCGTTATCCGCTTCGTAGGGCGGAAACGAAGAAGGCTGAACGGGAACCTTGTATTTTAAATAGCCGTCGCGCGAAAACCAAAATATCGAATAGCCGCTTTCGATCAAACACACGACGACCAATTCGTTTTGCTTTGTCGTATAGATGTTTTTTATGTACGGGAACGGCGTGCCGCCCGGCCCTTCCTGTCCCAAATAGTCGATGAACGAACCGTCGTTTTCAAAACGCAAAACGGCTGAACGCAGTACGGTTTTTGTTTTTTCGTCGAACACAAAGCGCTCGCGCGGCAAAATGTCGGCGGCGTATAAGCGTTTTCCCGAATCGACGGCCAAAGCGCTTAAACTGTTGAACGGATAGGCCACCGCATGCTGCGTCGAAACGGCGCCCGAAGAATCCAAGGCCGAAACCGTTTTGCTGCCGCTCAGCGTCACGAATGACGGAACGGGATTTTTGTCCGCATTGTACAAAATACCGATTAAGTCGCCGTAAGAAGTCAGTTCCATTATCTTTGCGGCTTCGGCGTTTGCGATATAAAAAAAGCCTTCGTTCATAACCAAGCTTGTCCGAATTTCGCCGGGAACGCGCAAATCGAACAGGCTCAGTTCGTTTTCAAAGCTGCCGTAATGCAAGTCGAACAGTTCTTCTTTTTCGAAGGCGGCCACCGGTTTGCCGCTTCCGCACGAACTTACGAATAAAAATACCAGAGAAAAAAGCGACACGCGCACAAAGCGTAAACTCGCGGCACGGAAAAAATTCGGCATTCGGAACATGAACACAGCATAAAGTGCTTGCCCAAATATGTCAATAAGCGGTACATTATAAGGTATGATTGACGCGATAATGACATTCCTGTTCGGTTCAAAGCACGAACGCGATGTAAAAAACCTTTTGCCGATTGTGCAAAAGGTAAACGAAAAAGAAAGTTGGGCCGCCGCTTTGGATGCGGACGGATTTTTAAAACAAACGGCAGCCTTTAAAGAGCGGCTCGCAAACGGCGAAACGCTCGACGATATTTTACCCGAAGCTTTTGCGCTCGCCCGCGAAGCGGCAAAGCGGGTGCTCGGCGAGCGCGCCTATGACGTTCAGGTTATGGGCTCAATCGTTTTGCATTCGGGGCGCATTGTCGAAATGAAAACCGGCGAAGGAAAAACCCTTATGTGCGTCGCCGCGGCTTATTTGAACAGCTTAACGGGAAAAGGCGTCCACGTCGTAACGGTAAACGATTACCTTGCGCAGCGCGATGCCGACTGGATGCGCCCCGTGTATGCGTACTTAGGCGTAACCGTCGGTTCCATCATATCGAATATGGACAACGATGCGCGCAAAGCCGCTTATAACTGCGATATTACCTACGGCACAAACAACGAACTGGGTTTCGATTACCTGCGCGACAATATGCAGCTTGTTCCCGAACAAAAGGTGCAGCGCGGTTTTGCCTTCGGCATCGTGGACGAAATCGACTCGATTTTAATCGACGAAGCGCGCACGCCGCTCATTATTTCGGGACAGGGCGAAGACGATACGGTTAAATTTTTTGAAGTCGACAAATACGTCAATCAGTTTGAAGAAGTGCAAAAAAATCCCGAAACGGGTTTGTATCCGGATGAAGTTCAGGGCGAACAGGTTATCGGCGATTATACGCTCGACGAAAAAAGCCGCCGCGTTTCTTTTACCGATGCGGGCATGCTTAAAATCGAAGACATCTTAAAAAAACATAATTTAATACGCGGCTCGGTATTCGATGAAGAAAACTTCGAGTATATTCATTACTTTACGCAGGCGATCCGCGCGCACACATTGTATAAAATCGACGTGGACTATGTCGTCAAAGACAAGCAAGTACAAATCGTAGATGAATTTACCGGCCGTATTTTGGAAGGCAGGCGCTACGGCGACGGGCTGCACCAAGCCATCGAAGCCAAAGAGCACATCCACATTGCCCAACGCAACCGGACGCTCGCGACAATCACCTTTCAGAATTTTTTCCGTATGTATAAAAAGCTTGCCGGTATGACCGGAACGGCCGATACCGAAGCGGTCGAATTCAGCAAGATATACAATTTGGACGTTGTCGTTATTCCGACAAACAAGCCCGTTATCCGCATAGACGAAAACGATGAAGTGTATTTGAATGAACACGACAAGTGGGAAGCCATTTGCAACGAAATCGCCGAAGCGCATAAAAAAGGCCAGCCCGTTTTGGTCGGCACCGTTTCGATTGAAAAGTCGGAACATTTAAGCTCGCTTTTAACGAGGCGCGGCATACGGCACGAAGTATTGAACGCAAAGAATCACGCGCGCGAAGCGCTGATTATCGCCGAAGCCGGCGCCAAGGGAGCCGTTACAATCGCGACCAATATGGCAGGACGCGGAACCGACATCAAGCTCGGAGGGAACCCCGAATTCAGAGCGCGCAAACGCGCCGGAACCGAAGCCGACGAACAACAATACGCGGCGGCGTATAAAACCGAAAAAGAAAAATGGCTCGGCGATTACGAAGAAGTAAAACAAGCCGGCGGTTTGTACGTTATCGGCACGGAACGCCACGAAAGCCGGCGCATCGATAACCAGCTGCGCGGACGTTCGGGACGTCAGGGAGACCCCGGCCGCAGCAAATTTTACATTTCGATGGACGACGATCTTATGCGTCTTTTCGGCGGCGAAAAAATGAAGGCGATGATGAGCCGTATCGGCATGGAACCGGGAGAACCGATTTACCATCCGTGGCTCACAAAAGGAATAGAGCGCGCGCAAAAAAAGGTTGAAGAGCGAAACTTCGAAATAAGAAAGCACTTACTCGAATACGACGACGTTTTAAACGAACAGCGCCGCTTTATGTACGATCAGCGCGACGCCATTCTCGTCGACGACAATCTTAAAGAGCGTATTTTAACCACCGCGCGCGAAACGGTCGAAGACCTCGCCGATGAGTACAATGCCGCGTCGCGCAAAAATGCGGAAGCGGCCTTTGCCGATCTTTCGGCAAAGCTCAAGCAAAACTTTGCCCTGCAGCTGCCGCAGGACGCCGTCGAAGCAGTGCAGGCGCAAAAACACGATGCAAAGCACAATCCGCTTGCCGAATATCTTATGAGCCTGCTTGAGGACGATTTGAACGAAAAAGAAGCGCTGACGGGCAAAGAAAATCTGAATATGTTTATTCGCTGGCAGTACGTTCAGGCAATCGATCGCAAATGGCTCGACCATTTGGAAACGCTTGAAAGTCTGCGCGAAGCGGTATACCTCCGCTCCTACGGTTCAAAAAATCCGTTAACCGAATATAAAATCGACGGCTTTAACATCTTCGACGAAATGCTCGACAGCATCCGCAACGAAATCGCATCGCGCGTTTTTAAAGTCAAAATAACGAACGCTCAGGGCGAAGACGTACAGCGCAAGGGCCGCTCTCTTACGATGAACGCCCAACACAACGCGATGGGTGCCTTCGACGCCGGAGCCGCACGGTCGGCTGCCGCAGCCTCTCCCTTTGCGTCAAAACGGCAGGGCGAAAACGTAACGGTCGTGCGTACCGTCCCCAAAGTCGGCAGAAACGATCCGTGCCCCTGCGGTTCGGGCAAAAAATACAAACACTGCTGCGGCAGGTAAGCCGGGAAAAGCGCGGCTATGTGGAAGCTGTTTGCCCTTCTTTCGGCAGTGTGCGCCGCGGCAATGTCGATTTTGGCAAAAATCGGCATGAAGGGCGTCGACTCGAATCTCGCTACGGCGCTTCGAACATTGGTCGCGCTTTTCCTTGCATGGACGATTGTACTGACAACGGGCACCTTCCGCGGCATAAAAACGCTGACGGGACAAAATTGGCTTTTTTTAGCCCTTTCCGGCCTCGCAACGGGTTTATCGTGGCTTTTTTATTTTGCTGCGATTCAGCGCGGTCCCGTTTCTAAAGTCGTCCCCATCGATAAATTCAGCGTCGTATTGACTATTTTTCTTTCGTTTATCGTCCTGCACGAACAGATAAACGCAAAAACCCTCATCGGCGGTTTACTCATAACGGCCGGAACCTTTGTATTGATTTTATAGGATTCCCGCAAAAAAAAGGACTGCCTTCGGATTGAAAGCAGTCCTTGTTATTTTAAGAAAACCGCCCGAAAACTTCGGTTTTCGGACAGCCTCATCTTAACCGTCAGTACCGTTAAGGGCGCTATCAGCCGTTGCGGATAACCGCTTGGGCGGCGGCTAAACGGGCGACGGGTACGCGGTAAGGTGAGCAGGAAACATAGTTTAATCCGGCGCGGTAGCAAAAATCGATGGTATCCGGATCTCCGCCGTGCTCGCCGCAAATGCCGAGCTTTAAGTCGGGCTTTCGTGCCCGCGATTTGGTGCGGGCAATATTTATGAGTTCTCCGACGCCTTCTTCGTCGAGCGTTTTAAACGGATCGGCCATCAGGACGTCTTTTACCAAATACGAAGTAAGAAATTTTCCGGCGTCGTCGCGGCTGAACGCAAAGGTCATCTGCGTTAAGTCGTTCGTACCGAAGCTGAAAAAGTCCGCGTATTCGGCGAGCTTATCGGCAAGGAGCGCCGCTCTGGGCACTTCTATCATCGAACCGATTTTTACGTCGAACTTTACTTTTTCCTGATCGAATACCTTTTGAATGACCGCTTCGGCTTGTCCGCGGATAATTTCCAATTCGTCATTGTCGCAGACAATCGGAATCATAATTTCCGGCTGTACGGCGATTTTGCGCTTCATACAATCGGCGGCGGCAAGCGCGATGGCTTCAACCTGCATTTCGTAAATTTCCGGATAGGTGATCGCCAAACGGCAGCCGCGGTGGCCGAGCATCGGGTTCATTTCGTGCAGGGCGTCCAGCTTTGCATTCAGTTTTTCCAAATCGATATGCATAATCTGCGCAAGCTCTTCGCGTTCGGTTTGCGTGTGCGGAATAAATTCGTGCAGCGGCGGATCCAAAAGCCGTATGGTTACGGGCCGGCCGTTCATCGCTTCGAAAATACCGATAAAGTCTTTTTTTTGCAGCGGCAAAATATTCGCCAAAGCTTCGCGGCGCTGCTCCTGCGTATCGGATGCGATCATCGCGCGGAAATGAATCAGTTTATCGCGGTCGAAGAACATGTGTTCGGTGCGGCACAAGCCGATGCCTTCGGCGCCGAAATCGAACGCGTGCTTCGCATCGGAAGGCTGATCGGCGTTTGCGCGGACGCTGAAGCCTTTAATGGCTTTGCCGCCCGTGTTCGTACGCACGGAAGCGGTACGGATTTCGTCGCACCACGTTAAGAACGTGTTCAAGCGGTCCGAAATTTCCGAATCGATAAGCGGAAGCTGGCCTTCATACACGCAGCCGGTGGAACCGTCGATCGTGATAAAATCGCCGCGTTCAAAGGCTTTTCCGTTGATGAATACTTCGCCGTTCGAAAACAGCACTTCGGAAGCGCCGCATACGCAGGGAGTTCCCATGCCGCGCGCAACAACGGCCGCATGGCTTGTCATACCGCCGGTTGCGGTTAAAATACCTTCGGAAACGACCATGCCGGTAATATCTTCGGGGCTCGTGTCTTTGCGCACCAAGATAACCTTATGGCCTTTTTGTACCCACGAATCGGCTTCGTCGGCGGTGTATACAATCTGGCCGCAAGCGGCTCCCGGAGAAGCGTTCAAACCTTTCGTAAGAGGCTTGGTGTTTTTGATTGCGGCAGGATCGATCCTCGGATGCAAAAGCTGGTCAAGTTGGTCGGGAGAAACGCGCGTAACGGCCGTTTTTTTATCGATAAGTTTTTCTTCAACCATATCGACGGCGCAGCGTACCGCGGCCTGCCCGGTTCTTTTTCCGCTTCGCGTCTGCAAAATAAAGAGTTTGCCCTGCTGAACGGTGAATTCCATATCCTGCATATCGCGGTAGTGTTTTTCGAGGCGGTCGCGGATGCGCACCAACTCGGCATACACTTCTTTATTTTCGCCGGCAAGTTTTTCGATGGTTTCGGGAGTGCGGATGCCGGCAACGACGTCTTCACCCTGAGCGTTCATCAAATATTCGCCGTAGAATTTATTTTCGCCGGTGGACGGGTCGCGGCTGAAGCATACGCCCGTACCCGAATCGTCGCCGAAGTTACCGAAAACCATGGACTGAATATTGACGGCCGTTCCGGCAAGACCGCGGATGCTGTTGAGTGCGCGGTATTTTATTGCGCGTTCGTTCATCCACGAACCGAATACCGCGTTTATCGCGCCCCACATTTGTTCGACGGGATTTTGCGGAAAATCTTTTCCCGTGTTCTTTTTATAGATTTCTTTATAGCGGCTGACAAGTTTTTTTAAGTCGTCGGCGTTGAGTTCGGTATCGAGTTTTACCCCCTTGGACACCTTTATGTCGTCCAGCGCGTTTTCAAAACTTTCGGCAGGAACGCCCATGGCCACATCGCCGAACATTTGAATAAAGCGCCGGTACGCGTCCCATGCAAAACGGGGATTGTCCGTCTTTTTCGACAAACCTTCAACCGCTTTATCGTTCATACCGAGGTTCAAAATCGTATCCATCATGCCCGGCATGGACTGAGCCGCACCCGAGCGCACCGATACCAAAAGCGGATCGTCGGCATCGCCGAGTTTTTTCCCCATCAGTTTTTCAAGCCGGCCGAGGTGTTCGGCGACTTCCCCTTCAAGCGAATCGGGGTATTTTTTTCCGTTTTCGTAATATAACTTGCAAACTTCGGTTGAAATGGTAAATCCCGGGGGAACGGGAATACCCAAATTCGTCATTTCAGCTAAGTTAGCGCCCTTACCGCCGAGTCCGTCTTTCATGGACGCGGAGCCTTCGGCTTTTCCGGCGCCGAAAAAATAGACAAACTTTTTCTTTGTCATGAAAATGTTTTCTCCTTCTTAGAAATATCTTTATATTGTACATTGAAAAAAAACAGCTGTCAATGTATACTTAACGCATATGAAAAAGATTTTGTACCTGTGCGCGGCTCTCCTCTGTACCGTCATCGCTTTTTTCGACGCATTTTCGTGCAAATCATTTCAGACCGATGCGCAAAGCGTACGCACGGACGGGGCCGCCGAGCCCGGCGCAAAAAACGCAGCGGCTCTGCTCGAACCGCCGATAAAGCAGCAGCCGTTGTATCTTGCCTTTGCCGGAGATATTATGGCGCATTCGGTCAATTACCGCATGAAAGACTACAATCTTATCTACGAAGACATCGTGCCGCTTTTAAGTTCGCGCGATTTGGCCTTTGCCAACTTGGAAACGCCCGTGTGCGACAAGCGCCCGTATCAAACCTATCCCTGTTTTAATGTGCATACCGAATATGTCGAAGCGGCCGTAAACGCCGGATTTAACGTATTTTCGTTGGCGAACAATCATACAAACGATCAGGGAAAAGAAGGAATCGAAGGTACGGCCGCCTGTTTTAAAGAGCTGCAAAAGCAAAACGTATACAGTGCGGGTTTAAAACACGGCAATTCGAACGAACTCAGCTATGCGCTGATCGACGTGCAGGGATGGAAAATTCTTTTTGCCGCCGTTACCGAAATCGTCAATTCGAACATTCAAACCGCTTTGTTCGATTTTTATCCCGATTCGCCGAAGGGAAAGGCCGCGTTAAAAAAAAGCCTTACCGAATTACGCCGCGCACACGAATGCGATGCGTTTATACTCAGTATTCACGTAAGCGATCCGGAATACGTACTCGGCGTAACAAAAGCGCGGCGCGATTATTTTTACGAACTTTTAAATACGGGAGTCGACATCATTTGGGCAAACCACTCGCACGTAACAAAGCCGTGGGAACGCATCGTCGATGCGAACGGCAAAACCGTCAAATTCATCATGTACGGTGCAGGTAATACGATTTCCGGACAAAACATTCCCATCAATTTTGCGGATCCCGCGCATCCGTACGAATACACGGGAACGGGCGTTATTTTCAGCATGGAATTAAAACAAGCGCACGCAAGCACAAACACGGACGCGCACGCAAGCGCTGCAGCGAGCACACTTTCAATCGAAAACATACAAACCGAAATTATCGTGACACACGCCGACGAAAAGTCGAACTACGTTATAAAAAGGCTGACCGAAGATTTTATCGGCCGTCAAAATAAAAAACTGGCCGCCTATTACGCAAAGCGTCTTTCTCTTATGCGGCAAATAGGAGAAATAACATGGCCTTAGATTACCGCACCCTGCCCGTCTATGAACACAAGGAGCTTATACTCAAAGCTCTGCAAACGCACCGAGCGGTTGTCGTGCAAAGTCCGACCGGTTCGGGAAAAACCACGCAGCTTCCGGTTATTTTATACGAAGCGGGCTATGCCGACAAAGGAGCGATCGCCGTTACGCAGCCGCGCCGCATTGCCGCTCTTTCGGTAAGCGAATTTATCGCAAAGCAGCTCAACTGCACGTATCCGGGAGTCGTCGGCTACAAAATGCGCTTTGAAGACAAAACCGATTCTTCCACGTGCATAAAAATCATGACCGACGGCATTTTGCTGCAGGAAATGAAGCTCGATCCCATGCTGTCGCGCTATTCGGTTATCATGGTGGACGAAGCGCACGAACGCAGTTTAAACATCGACTTTGTGCTCGGTCTTTTAAAGCGCGTTCTCAAACAGCGGCCGGAACTTAAAGTCATCATATCGTCGGCGACAATGAATGCCGAAGCCTTTTCGTCTTATTTTGACGATTGTCCGGTTGTAACGATCGATACGCTCACCTACCCGGTAACGATTGTCTACGATCCGCCGGCGATTCCCGCAAGCACGGCAACGTTAAGTTCGACCGACGCTTTGCTTGCAAAAATCGAAGAAACGATCGGCCGGATTTTGGACAGTAAGTACGACGGGAGCGTTTTGTGTTTTTTGCCCGGTGAAAAAATCATTAAAGACTGCATTCACCGATTAAGCAAAGCGCCCTTTTCGCGCCGCATTTTTTTGATTCCCCTGTACGGCAGGCTTGCAAAAGAAGAACAGGAGCGGGTTTTTATGAATCCTCCTTTCGGCCGCAAAAAGGTTATCGTGTCGACGAATATAGCCGAAACGAGCTTAACGATTCCCGGCATTACGGCCGTTATCGACAGCGGCTTGGCAAAGCTGAATTTTTACAATCCGCGCACCTTTACGTCAAGCTTAAACGAAACGCTCGTATCGAAGGCGTCGTGTAACCAACGCAAGGGGCGCGCCGGACGAACGCAAAGCGGCGTATGTTACCGCCTGTACTCGAAAAAAGATTACGAAAGCCGCAGTCTTTACACGATGGAAGAAATTTACCGCACCGATTTGTGCGAAGTCGTTTTGCGCATGGCCGAATTGGGAATCCGCGATTTTGAACGTTTTGAATTTATTTCGGCGCCCGGCCGCGAAGGCCTTATCGGCGGCATCGAAACGCTCAAC is a window encoding:
- a CDS encoding LIC_12708 family protein → MFRMPNFFRAASLRFVRVSLFSLVFLFVSSCGSGKPVAAFEKEELFDLHYGSFENELSLFDLRVPGEIRTSLVMNEGFFYIANAEAAKIMELTSYGDLIGILYNADKNPVPSFVTLSGSKTVSALDSSGAVSTQHAVAYPFNSLSALAVDSGKRLYAADILPRERFVFDEKTKTVLRSAVLRFENDGSFIDYLGQEGPGGTPFPYIKNIYTTKQNELVVVCLIESGYSIFWFSRDGYLKYKVPVQPSSFPPYEADNGESVFASLEQVIPDYTQPVLYLKIDYYPAEIDASTRVQSGMKFDKTLLYPLNLETGLYGEPIAVPDFEQTVTYGYTKEVFSMSYDFLGVTEMQWFFFITTDESGFSILMLKENGQKIIRRHLDMDMGSVVYHNFSLSPSGIISALIAREDKASVMWWRTDTLIAAIIK
- the secA gene encoding preprotein translocase subunit SecA translates to MIDAIMTFLFGSKHERDVKNLLPIVQKVNEKESWAAALDADGFLKQTAAFKERLANGETLDDILPEAFALAREAAKRVLGERAYDVQVMGSIVLHSGRIVEMKTGEGKTLMCVAAAYLNSLTGKGVHVVTVNDYLAQRDADWMRPVYAYLGVTVGSIISNMDNDARKAAYNCDITYGTNNELGFDYLRDNMQLVPEQKVQRGFAFGIVDEIDSILIDEARTPLIISGQGEDDTVKFFEVDKYVNQFEEVQKNPETGLYPDEVQGEQVIGDYTLDEKSRRVSFTDAGMLKIEDILKKHNLIRGSVFDEENFEYIHYFTQAIRAHTLYKIDVDYVVKDKQVQIVDEFTGRILEGRRYGDGLHQAIEAKEHIHIAQRNRTLATITFQNFFRMYKKLAGMTGTADTEAVEFSKIYNLDVVVIPTNKPVIRIDENDEVYLNEHDKWEAICNEIAEAHKKGQPVLVGTVSIEKSEHLSSLLTRRGIRHEVLNAKNHAREALIIAEAGAKGAVTIATNMAGRGTDIKLGGNPEFRARKRAGTEADEQQYAAAYKTEKEKWLGDYEEVKQAGGLYVIGTERHESRRIDNQLRGRSGRQGDPGRSKFYISMDDDLMRLFGGEKMKAMMSRIGMEPGEPIYHPWLTKGIERAQKKVEERNFEIRKHLLEYDDVLNEQRRFMYDQRDAILVDDNLKERILTTARETVEDLADEYNAASRKNAEAAFADLSAKLKQNFALQLPQDAVEAVQAQKHDAKHNPLAEYLMSLLEDDLNEKEALTGKENLNMFIRWQYVQAIDRKWLDHLETLESLREAVYLRSYGSKNPLTEYKIDGFNIFDEMLDSIRNEIASRVFKVKITNAQGEDVQRKGRSLTMNAQHNAMGAFDAGAARSAAAASPFASKRQGENVTVVRTVPKVGRNDPCPCGSGKKYKHCCGR
- a CDS encoding EamA family transporter → MWKLFALLSAVCAAAMSILAKIGMKGVDSNLATALRTLVALFLAWTIVLTTGTFRGIKTLTGQNWLFLALSGLATGLSWLFYFAAIQRGPVSKVVPIDKFSVVLTIFLSFIVLHEQINAKTLIGGLLITAGTFVLIL
- the ppdK gene encoding pyruvate, phosphate dikinase, with product MTKKKFVYFFGAGKAEGSASMKDGLGGKGANLAEMTNLGIPVPPGFTISTEVCKLYYENGKKYPDSLEGEVAEHLGRLEKLMGKKLGDADDPLLVSVRSGAAQSMPGMMDTILNLGMNDKAVEGLSKKTDNPRFAWDAYRRFIQMFGDVAMGVPAESFENALDDIKVSKGVKLDTELNADDLKKLVSRYKEIYKKNTGKDFPQNPVEQMWGAINAVFGSWMNERAIKYRALNSIRGLAGTAVNIQSMVFGNFGDDSGTGVCFSRDPSTGENKFYGEYLMNAQGEDVVAGIRTPETIEKLAGENKEVYAELVRIRDRLEKHYRDMQDMEFTVQQGKLFILQTRSGKRTGQAAVRCAVDMVEEKLIDKKTAVTRVSPDQLDQLLHPRIDPAAIKNTKPLTKGLNASPGAACGQIVYTADEADSWVQKGHKVILVRKDTSPEDITGMVVSEGILTATGGMTSHAAVVARGMGTPCVCGASEVLFSNGEVFINGKAFERGDFITIDGSTGCVYEGQLPLIDSEISDRLNTFLTWCDEIRTASVRTNTGGKAIKGFSVRANADQPSDAKHAFDFGAEGIGLCRTEHMFFDRDKLIHFRAMIASDTQEQRREALANILPLQKKDFIGIFEAMNGRPVTIRLLDPPLHEFIPHTQTEREELAQIMHIDLEKLNAKLDALHEMNPMLGHRGCRLAITYPEIYEMQVEAIALAAADCMKRKIAVQPEIMIPIVCDNDELEIIRGQAEAVIQKVFDQEKVKFDVKIGSMIEVPRAALLADKLAEYADFFSFGTNDLTQMTFAFSRDDAGKFLTSYLVKDVLMADPFKTLDEEGVGELINIARTKSRARKPDLKLGICGEHGGDPDTIDFCYRAGLNYVSCSPYRVPVARLAAAQAVIRNG
- a CDS encoding CapA family protein produces the protein MKKILYLCAALLCTVIAFFDAFSCKSFQTDAQSVRTDGAAEPGAKNAAALLEPPIKQQPLYLAFAGDIMAHSVNYRMKDYNLIYEDIVPLLSSRDLAFANLETPVCDKRPYQTYPCFNVHTEYVEAAVNAGFNVFSLANNHTNDQGKEGIEGTAACFKELQKQNVYSAGLKHGNSNELSYALIDVQGWKILFAAVTEIVNSNIQTALFDFYPDSPKGKAALKKSLTELRRAHECDAFILSIHVSDPEYVLGVTKARRDYFYELLNTGVDIIWANHSHVTKPWERIVDANGKTVKFIMYGAGNTISGQNIPINFADPAHPYEYTGTGVIFSMELKQAHASTNTDAHASAAASTLSIENIQTEIIVTHADEKSNYVIKRLTEDFIGRQNKKLAAYYAKRLSLMRQIGEITWP